The Zerene cesonia ecotype Mississippi chromosome 11, Zerene_cesonia_1.1, whole genome shotgun sequence sequence TGCCCTCTCGCCTGATATTTCACCTCATTATTTTGAAGCGCCATCTGTATTTCTTAACTGGAACTGCAGACAAAATCAGTTcgcacaatttttttgtataggggatacttacaaatatattctctaaatactaaataataaataatactaaatgtAATAGAATtgactaatattttttgtaacaaaaacacttaaaaTCAAGAATTTGTCTGTAATTACGATATTTTTTGGTGATATTTGTAACTAAAACAAGGTGTCTTgacctatttatattttataaattacaatgataGGAATCCACTCTTACAACTTTTTGATAAATTGACAAAGGGAATGCGTCAGAATACCACCGACGTAGTCTGGTTATTTTTATCTGCTCCATAATAAGAGACATCATTCTACGCTACTGTTTTTATCTTCTATTTAGTAATCGTTAATCTTGTTTATGGTACTTATACTTGGctttatttcatgaaaacGTGTTAAAATCGAATATATCTGTGTCGCAGATAAATTGTATGATTTAGCCATTCACAAACGACGTTGTCAGTTTCCAAACGTTCGCAGTCAGCGGGAGGACACTCGCTTACATTGAACAAAAAAGATAGCGGCGCCATCCTTTAATCTTAACATGAAACTATTTGGTTTTGGTTCACCAAATTTACAATGGATGTCTCTatgttactatttttaaaaactgtacatatttttataagcaaattatacgttgtaataaatatgatttactttttttagtaACGATTGTGCAGCAATGCGGatcaattattacatatttttaaagtataaagtataataagtaAGTGTAACGGCCGCCATGACTGGCGCCAACATTTGACtacattttatagttattttataagcgTGTCCTTAATCTTAAACCCATGATACCCAAGTTTAAAGATAATTCCCCAGTCAGAAATTCGTTTATTCGAGTTGAGATTGCTCCTCAGTTTCGGTATTAAGCTAATTATTTTGggacttaaaaatatagatgtaATTCTTCTGTTTTTatgaattcaatattaattaaaatcccagtacgtttatataactatttaattttgtctttCTTGGTAATGTTCGGTTACCACAAAATTGATgtcattataaaagtattcatCTATACATATTCTGCAAGTAGGTCAAAGTATGCCGaacaaaatgtgtaaaaaatgtatcaaattttgaatttaatttgtgaGATAAGAGTAAAGGTGTACATAATATGCAGCTGTGCATGTGTGTGACTGACCGTTCATATTCAGAAATATTTGGTTTGATTAGCGGATTAGgtacgttttattttagaaactaCTCAGAAAACGGAGCCCCGCGATGCGGGTCCCGTCGCCTCGCATCCTGATGGACGTAATATATCAAACTatctttttctgtttttaaaaataacttgtcttatttagtttatttttaattatatactgtGCGTAGTTGTCAAACTCTTTAATTGCGTTTTTCCACAAACTTGTGAATTTGggttatttctttgtttgaataaagGTGCGGTgtgtcaataataaattccGAGCGTATGTAAACACGAAAATTGCCTGCAACATCTGTATTAACATTAAGCCGGGTACACATTGGTGCAAAGTAACATGTAATGCAACATGCAATGCAAGAATTTGACGTCCACATTGCTGCAATGTATCATGTAAAGTAACAGAATTCCTATAGTGTAGACGCCTTGCGCGCACGAACCGCGTCTACTACGCGCACGAACAGATTGTTGCAACTCTTGCGCGTAGCGACCCGAAATTTGTCGGTTTTTTCCCCGAACACAAAGAGGCGCGCAGTATGCGCGGAGCGTCAATGTGGACAGGTTGGTCGTCACGATCCATTCCTTTGCGTGTTCTTTTGCAGACTGAGCGATCCGTTCGCGCGCATCTCGGAAACAGATGTGAGTAGGTACATGCGCGGTTCGTGCGCACGTTGTGCGCGCCCCGCGTCTACACTGATGCAATGCTCGTTTCGTGTTGCATTGCATGTTGCGTTGCAGCAGTCTGTACCCGCCTTTACGCTTATTAAATTGTGATGCCTTTTGTGAGATGCCTAGATTTAATCTTGCTGACGGCCTCGGGAAAATAATACGCATGTTAATCGCAacatctgttttatttatttaatatggtcAACACCTGTTACaccttaatttatacataGGATACAtagatttaagaaataaaaaatgtgacaGTTACAGCTTTAAATCTTCAAAGGAATAtgggtataaataaatataaattaaattaaaatgggtatatttaatagtattctAATTTCTAACATCACTAtaccaattatataatacgtataaGGTTTAGACCGTGGTAACACGAATAAATGtacgtaaaatattaacttctATTTATGTATGCTGGTccaatatattgtttttgtttgaaagtaTTCCTTGAACATCCGAACCTTCAAACTTGCGCTTACATGTATTGGTCATAAATTTTGCTTCTACAATTTGGACCGTATTACTATAGTTTTAACAACggattttctaaaaattatacctaaatctattcaataatttataaaacgttCAAGCCCCGTCTCGACACAAAGTCCGCGCTTTGTGTTAGGtggaattttgataaattataatttcattatctaattgaaaaaaaaaaaatatatacatatcattTAATACGAAATCTATAATCGCTTAGAACAGTAATTGCGATCTATATCAAAGTTAGATTTCTGGTGATAAGAACATTTTGAATTGAACTTAGGCTATTGATCAGGTAggtctttttaaaattatttctctatTTAAGGATTTACACTCGCCATTTCGCGatagtttcaaattatttattgacttcttaaattttctagaagaaaagtattttaagGCACAAGATTTAACATCTTCATCAGCAATAAAAGTCTCATTATAAATGGCTTAGCGTGTTCAATGATAAGTTGGAAGAAACagacaaataataattccttaatataattaattacaaatataagacgttgaaaacaaagattttaattttatttatttgtttagatttCTATCCttttgctatttatataacGACAATTAATTTATGGAAATACATTCATCTTTGATGATCGAAgttagaaatttataattatttcacacataaaacaaaattcatcgtgacattaacatatttttattccaaattcaaatttttcattgtatattGTGTGGATTGAttagatatttcattaaaccagtagtatttgaaattattgatatttttcgataaattttgattaattgataattttcgcatataattaaaaaacactttaAGTATAGACAAAACACAGCAGCGAAATTATCATATAGAGAGTGTATCACAGAGAGTGACACAGGCAACCGAATTGAAGTATCTCATTTCTATGAGATTTTCTAGACGAAAAAGCGCGGAAAATCACGAGCCGAAAgctaatttgtaaaaaaaaatcgagcaaaaccacaaataaaaagaaaacattatacATGATGtgtcaaatttattatcatctgCTATTGTACCTACTCgagataaaaatttgttcGCAGTCTGTAATCAGTAGGTAAGCGACACAAAAATACTGCATATATCATCTCTTTCAATAACAATACCATGCTAAaactttatagtttttttgcCAGCCATAGCTATAATTGcacgttattttataaaggaaaaataattagaacATTTACTTACACATCTTTATTTGCCGACGATAGTGCAGCTACAGAAAAAactgtaagaaataaaatctttaattgcATAGTGTCGCTACGATGGAGCGCTCGCGGTCAACTGGAGCGGTGACTAGTGACAGctgaatagtttatattatctgtggtactgGCATAGATTAAATGTGGTTACGTGATTGTGCGTTTTACTTTTATGTATACTCGCTCCGGTTTCGGCCGGGAAGataattttgtaagtgtgGTTGTTAATGCGTTGTTTTAGTttgagttttgtttgtttttttaagtggaGTTATTAATGCAAGTTTCTAATACATAGGTATAACTATACAAGTAACCGAGGTaaaatagaacattttttgacgaaaattaaatcacaactttgttaaataaaacaatatcatgCTAAAATTACGTACAGGGTTAAaggttaattttattcatataaacaatacCTAATTTTGTGACGACATTTCTTTAACAGTAGATATTTTTGAGTGCTACATAGTGTTTGAATATCGATGACGtagtttttcaaatttacCCCCGGACAACTGGCGGGGATTTTAATCCCCGAATTCTACAGCGTTCAATTTTTACAGCGTTGCGGCAATGGATTAGaagagaaaaatatgtatggaaTTGAAGCCGAACTAAGTGGAATGGTAAAATTTAACGGAACATCcaattaatttcatacaatacATTTCATTCAACACACAAATGATGATAATTACCAAATGAAGATGAAAGAAACCAGGAAAGGAaggaaacatttataaattttaaataagcgGAGCTAACTCTCATAAGCGAtatctgccaggcaacctttgcATAGGATTTCTAATAGTTTTGAAATTAGAATAGGTCGTGTTCAAATAGACTATGAGTATTAAATGCAatgaaaccaataaaaataaaagcaatcttactcatattataaatgcgaaaggttgtgaggatgtgtgtgtgtttgttgctctttcacgcaattactactgaaccgattgcaatgaaatttggtacgtagacagctggacaactggattaacatataggtaacttttttagGGATACagacctacgcgggtgaaaccgcggggcgcagctagtaatacataatacaggATCAAAAGACTCTCTCCAACTTTCGAGAACATAACGTGAGTAATGCACTTAACATAGTCCGTAGTATATGGTATATATTcgtaaacttaattatttatgcctGTGCATCTTTCTAAACATACCTGCTAATTCTAATGACCCATAATTTTTTGACACTGGTCTGTagtctatgttttttttttgtattatttatgcaaataatttcaacattGGCATTTCGGCACACTCCGATAAGATTTGTTGTTCTAGTAAATCAtaaggttatttttaaataacgtttttttctTATAGTTAGTAAAagacacttatttatttatttaaattaagttttaattatatgtaaaaacagATAGGAATAAGGATAATTGTACAGAGAAGACCAGCTCGTATGGCGTAAGGTCCTATAgcagactttacgcctctagaaatggattgctgactttaaattgggaagggattgagaaaggattggcgagaggaataaaggaaaggactgggagggtaaagaaaaggatatgggccacCCGCTCCGCCAAtcaccgaacgaaatacagcaaaattcacgccggtcttctgtgggagtgtggtacttccccggagcgagctggcccaattcgtgccgaagcgtgctcaactacCACACACCAAACATATTAGGTTTGCCACAAAAggacaatttaaattgttctgATGAATgaagaaattgaaatataaatatcaagcACTTAATTGGGTTgcaatataatctataatacgatttatttttgtgataaattattatttatttctatcttaagacaatataatattatcctgAAAATATAGCAGTAAATATACGTAGGTACGtaagctagtatttaataaatgagaataacacagtacatattatatttaatcatcatcatcgccatcatcatcatcatcgtcgtCATCGTCATGAtcatgatggtgatgatggtgCTGACCGTGATggtgatcatcatcatcactgTCACCGTCGTCATGACTGCTATTGTCAgccgaaaatattttaatcaaatattccCTAAACGGCTCCTTATTGCAGGAAAACACAAATCTTTGTTTGGGCGATTTTGACTTGAAATCATTTGTATTTCTGCCTTTTGAATTTCCTGTAAAAAAAGTTTAGTCAATAAACTTAAGTCCACACTATTACACGTTGCTACACCGACAATTTAACTTTATGTTATTGAGTTTAGTAGAATTTTTCCCAAATTGATTGCCTAAATATCTTAAATGCATGTAGAAGTACTGACAATGATCAGTATTTCTACTTCCATCTAATACAGTAGGCAGAACCATACATACCGCATAAATATATTCCATTTAGAGTATACTTTAATTCCTTTATAATCGATGAATCCAGTACAAGGGCCATCGCAACAGGGCCTAATGGTGCCCAATCTTTGCTCTTAGGGAGAGATATACGttcgaatatatttaaagatctGACTAAATCCGAGTCTATTACGCCGAACGTTTCTTTGCGCCATTTctgtaaattgtattgtaattgtatattacaattaaatttatgtttaactaactacaaacaaataaatgttagatTATAATCAGCCTTATTTACCTTTCTACCACAGTATAGTTATACAATAATGCTAGCggcacgccccggcttcgcccgtggtacatatacagctATGTGCTAGCCATAGCCTTAGCCTTAGCTtgcctcaataaatgggctatctaacactggtagaattttcaaatcgaaccaggagttactgagattagtccgttcaaacaaacaaactcttcagcttcataatattagtatagattagttTAGAACAGATGCAAAATTCTGATATATCTTTTCACACTTGAAATCACTTCacattaaattgaatactGTCTCTTTTCGTTTATAAATTAGAGAGATACAAGGTAACAATGGGTTTACATATAAGCAACtgctttttgtaaatattgtttattgtttactcACCCTCCCCAAATTTAGGGACTTTCTGGTTCTACTCGGTATGAGTGTAAGTTTTTCTGCCAGACCGTTGTGAATAACGACGAAATAACCTTCTATGTCCATTTTTACGTTAAATTCTAGTTTCATTCCATTACCTTGaattatgtgttaaatatttaattagtaatataatcttcttatatataaaatctcgtgtcacaatgttagttacgttactcctccgaaacgggtggaccgattcaaatgaaattttgtgtgcatatcgggtaggtttGAGAATCAGtcaatatctattattaataaccctacatgataagaataaggcagaacagggattgccgggtcagctagtggttttataaaaatatgataatgtttatataaatgtattacttattcgtcagtatatttttaaaagatatcgAGGAAGAGTGAGATTCTACGtttgtctgtatgtatatttcctGTTTTGTATACAGTCGCTAATATTTTCACTGccataaagatttttttaattggtaaccagttaaaaaatctttatggCAGCGTAGTGATGTCCAATTATCACCGTGTTAACATTAgaattataactatataactgGTAATTTTTCcgtaattcaataaaaaataatgattttaataatgtaatacctaatttatatatgactaattcttataaataattaataatttaataatgtaaagtgttcgaaacgtcgggttaataatataatgaataaatcgcgtaaatccgttaaaaagtttttaatttctaaataattaattcgttAAATGTACCctccataaaatatataaaaatacttactgTAAATATTACCAGCTGCAACATACAACTGTGAGATCCTTGATAGCAATCCTGGATCCAACTTAATGGCTACGGCCACATTGGTGAGGGGTCCTAATGTaactattgttaatttatctgcGAATACATTTCACACATTACTATCTGTTATTGTACACATATACACGTAAACATtctgatatatacatatgtacattctgaaacaaaatttgttCTCAGCTGTTCGCTCCCTGTAgactttattttgtaagtttttaaaagtttcaatCCTAATCGAAGTgaataaatcgaaaaaaaaaacattgaaatccCGTTAGCCGTTCTTGATTTATAtgcgatatatatatatatatatatatatatatatatctaacacCAGGTAGCTCtctaatggtgaaaaaattttaaaatcggtccagtggttttcgcgtgacgtgacgttacaaacatacaaaaatacaaaaggtcctctttataatattagtgtagacaaTTTGCTTGTCCCTGCTCCTCCCGGATACTTctttgtaactttttattattttcctgatgcgttttattaacataattcttACAAATGTAATTGCAAGAAGTTTCCTCTAAAACTGCTATCGGCCCAGCAGTATGAGGTGAAGCGAAGCGAGCCCTCTACTATGTGATAAAGTACAATCTAAGCATTCCTCCAAtctaaggtccattgcagaccttacgcctctacaaatagatcGCTGTCTTGAAgctggaaagggattaagaaagtattgacgagaggaataaaggaaaagactgggaagggtaaggaaaaggatatgggcatTCATTCCATTCACCGAACGatacacagcagtatgctatttcacgcttcttctgtggggatgtggcACTTCCCCggagcgagctggcccaattcgtgccaaaacgtgctcgactaccacacaAAGAAAGTTATACTAGTGCAATCATATAAGTATAAACCTTTGTGCTTCTTCGATAGTTTGCTCATAGCGACCGAGGCGTAATCAGACTTGGCTTTGATTGCCTTATAGGTCTTCGTCGAGTTATCTCCAAGGCCGTCATGACCATAATACGCATCGGTAGGATAATCCTTTATAAGTGCTGATTGACATCCGCGATATATCGGTACCTGAAAGAACAAATGTACTTTTCATACTGCGAATATACGTTTCTACCtattttcgtattaaaatGCAGTAGTATCCAGTTCTGTCGACAGGTGTAGGAAATTTCGAAACTCGGagaatcctatcctactaatattataaatgcgaaagtttgtaaggatgtgtgtgtgtttgttgctctctcacgcaaaaactactgaaccaattgcaatgaaatttggtacgtagatagctggacagctagaataacatacaggcaactttttatctcgatattcctacgggatacggacttacgcgggtgaaaccgccgggcgcagctagtttagttataaaaaaaactcacatCTCTTCTGTCAGCGATGTTCAAAATCCTTTGAGTGTTTTCGAAGACCTGTGGTTCGTTCACGGTTCCATGAACCGTTGTTATGGCAACAACTTTCGGtctaaaaacattacataagttattattaCTACGCTACatattacacgctttttattagcttcaactgtatgtttgtatgtttttttgtaactgACATCCTtcggcgcgattttgacccactttaaacggccagatttcgttcaaactttgtagatttattgaggaccgatgacaatacactaatttgataaaattattccatttttcaatttgcaaaatatgatttttgttaaagcgtgtttttttagtttttttaaactatgtattatttattatttttaactatacatCAGTAAATTAGCACAACAACCTAGAGAACTTTTAGcgtttttgtttaatgttagtgttgtatacatttttaatactatttgaAATGCGTATTAATGTATcgttaaattttctattgctattattttttgtcagGCACCTAGAGTGtttgttgattttaaattgagtCACTCATTAAAAATGATCGTCGAAGATTAAagcaaatacaatattaatatcataattatatgtttgttgACTCACCCATCAAAATGTTTCTCATTTAATAAGGCCATGAATATAGCCATGGCATCATCAGCGCCACCATCGTggtctattattaatttttgtgaatttgACGCGTATGCTATACTGGAAATTAataagtgtgtttattttaaaatttaatacataacaaCGTTCATTTGCACAATTTcttttcgatttttttatgggGTGCTACTAATACATcgctgtttgtctgtctgacGTCTGTCACCAGGATGTATCTCATGAATATATCAGTTAGATGTCAGAGACGACGAATTTATATTgtctttataacaaaaaataacattaaaccgAGGTTAAGCAAAGGTTGGCAcgattgtaaattttttggtGGAAATTGGATggttagaaaatattttgcagtAGCTCTTTACCCTTAGTGTCGCAAGTACGAAACGCACTAGGCCAACAATGACCAGACAGTCCGGagaacatacatacatccgacttcctactaatattataaaagcgaaagtttttatgtatgtttgttgctcttccacgcaaaaactacttaaccgattgcaatgaaatttggtatgtagatagctggacaactggaatgacatataggcaacttcttatcccgatattcctacgggatacggacttacgcgggtgaaaccgcggagcgcagctagtaatacataaattcagtattattaataaataaatataaattccacGTACTTACCCAAGAAATACACTCAATATACACAccaaaattctatattttattggcTTAACCATTTTAAGTCGCAACGTGAACATTTTAAAGTTCTTTTTTCACTGTTTATTTTGTCgtcatattaaaaaagcaatttatcataatttactttaagaCTGTAATAACACACAtcaaaacaatgaataaaatttagaacaaaccacaatgttttattaaatggaaCTATTTAGTTGAATTAACTTACTTCAACTAAATCATTGGAATTGAAATCATTTAGTACTGaatgttgaaattattaatgtgatttataattagtgGTGAAATGGATGCATTTTTAACgatgttttaattatctttgatGATACAGGATACGTTACGATAAAGTTACTACTAAAGGAATTTTACAATGTGACGATAATGAAAGATAATTTGATGTTTGCGGGtacttgtatattttcttcaaaaactgatttaattattccattttgcCTATATTTACTATTGAGATTTTCATTTAGTCCttagaaaatatatcatacaaaaactGTCTGTATCCATCCTTGTccattgaatataaaactcTCGCATTTGGTTCCTCTGatgtgaaattatttgtattgatgCCCCTTTCTACACctgcaaacaaaaacaaataaatcctacttaatactataaatgcgaaagtttgtaaggatgtgtgtgtgtttgttgctctttcacgcaaaacctacagaaaagattgcaatg is a genomic window containing:
- the LOC119830236 gene encoding uncharacterized protein LOC119830236, which translates into the protein MAIFMALLNEKHFDGPKVVAITTVHGTVNEPQVFENTQRILNIADRRDVPIYRGCQSALIKDYPTDAYYGHDGLGDNSTKTYKAIKAKSDYASVAMSKLSKKHKDKLTIVTLGPLTNVAVAIKLDPGLLSRISQLYVAAGNIYSNGMKLEFNVKMDIEGYFVVIHNGLAEKLTLIPSRTRKSLNLGRKWRKETFGVIDSDLVRSLNIFERISLPKSKDWAPLGPVAMALVLDSSIIKELKYTLNGIYLCGNSKGRNTNDFKSKSPKQRFVFSCNKEPFREYLIKIFSADNSSHDDGDSDDDDHHHGQHHHHHHDHDDDDDDDDDGDDDD